In Cupriavidus basilensis, the following proteins share a genomic window:
- a CDS encoding LysR substrate-binding domain-containing protein, with amino-acid sequence MANHRLVCAAPSYLKAHGTPSMPHDLARHQCIVLRQNDSAYGIWRFTKGKRTETVKLRGPLSSNDGEVTLTWGLDGQGILQRAEWDLAKYLRSGRLVLLLEDYALPSADIHAVFPQRHNMSAKVRAFLDFLVAHFEGKLAKARGGPSAW; translated from the coding sequence ATGGCGAACCACCGGCTGGTCTGTGCGGCCCCGTCCTACCTGAAGGCGCACGGAACGCCTTCCATGCCGCATGACCTGGCGCGGCATCAATGCATCGTGCTGCGGCAGAACGACTCGGCCTACGGCATCTGGCGGTTCACCAAGGGGAAGAGAACCGAAACGGTCAAGTTACGCGGGCCGCTGAGCAGCAATGACGGCGAAGTCACGCTGACGTGGGGACTCGACGGGCAAGGCATCTTGCAGCGGGCGGAATGGGATCTCGCGAAATACCTGCGCAGCGGCCGGCTGGTGTTGCTGCTGGAGGACTATGCATTGCCGAGCGCCGACATCCATGCGGTGTTTCCGCAACGGCACAATATGTCAGCCAAGGTCAGGGCGTTCCTTGACTTCCTGGTGGCGCATTTCGAGGGCAAGCTGGCCAAGGCGCGTGGGGGCCCGAGCGCGTGGTGA
- the feoB gene encoding ferrous iron transport protein B: MSVANPTSASQRPALRVALVGNPNCGKTALFNRLTGSRQKVANYAGVTVERKEGHFVSPAGRQVRVLDLPGAYSLHAASLDEAITRDICLGKRPGEPRPDLLVSVVDATNLRLHLRFVLELRRLGLPMVLVLNMSDAAAKRGIRIDRDKLAAALGVPVVQTIAVKRDGAASLLAALDAALPQVPDAAPEPASDMDVHQEVKRLLDAAVTMPARTAAMDDRLDRILLHPVFGLVILAVLLFLMFQAVFSWATPLMDGIEGGVHWFGEIVGSHLPEGMLRSLLVDGLIAGLGAVVVFLPQILILFLFILTLEESGYLPRAAFLLDRLMMGAGLSGRSFIPLLSSFACAIPGIMATRTIQDPRDRLATILVAPLMTCSARLPVYALLIGAFIPARTVMGMFNLQGLVLFALYVAGIVSALVVAYVLKYFRRDRTDHPLMMELPSYRIPNVRDVAIGLWERARIFLSRVGKVILTLTVVLWFLATFPSPPDGATAPAIDFSFAGMIGRALEHVFAPIGFNWQICIALVPGLAAREVAVGALATVYALSGSEDAMASQLVPMIAAQWSLATALSLLAWFVFAPQCISTMAVIRRETGSWKVMAASTAYLFGLGYVAAFATYHITLMLS, encoded by the coding sequence ATGTCTGTCGCCAACCCGACTTCCGCTTCCCAGCGTCCCGCATTGCGCGTTGCGCTGGTGGGCAATCCCAATTGCGGCAAGACCGCGCTGTTCAACCGCCTGACCGGCAGCCGCCAGAAGGTGGCCAACTACGCCGGCGTCACCGTCGAGCGCAAGGAAGGCCATTTCGTCTCGCCGGCCGGCAGGCAGGTGCGTGTGCTGGACCTGCCGGGTGCCTATAGCCTGCATGCAGCCAGCCTGGATGAAGCCATCACGCGCGATATCTGCCTGGGCAAGCGCCCGGGCGAGCCGCGCCCCGACCTGCTGGTGTCGGTGGTGGATGCCACCAACCTGCGCCTGCACCTGCGCTTCGTGCTGGAACTGCGCCGCCTGGGCCTGCCCATGGTGCTGGTGCTCAATATGAGCGATGCCGCGGCCAAGCGCGGCATCCGCATCGACCGCGACAAGCTGGCCGCCGCGCTCGGGGTGCCGGTGGTCCAGACGATTGCCGTCAAGCGCGATGGCGCCGCCAGCCTGCTGGCCGCACTGGACGCGGCCTTGCCGCAAGTGCCGGATGCCGCCCCCGAGCCGGCATCCGACATGGACGTGCACCAGGAGGTCAAGCGCCTGCTGGACGCCGCTGTGACCATGCCGGCACGTACCGCGGCCATGGACGACCGGCTCGACCGCATCCTGCTGCATCCGGTGTTCGGCCTGGTGATCCTGGCCGTGCTGCTGTTCCTGATGTTCCAGGCGGTGTTCTCCTGGGCCACCCCGCTGATGGACGGCATAGAGGGCGGCGTGCACTGGTTCGGCGAGATCGTCGGCAGCCATCTGCCCGAGGGCATGCTGCGCAGCCTGCTGGTGGATGGCCTGATCGCCGGCCTGGGTGCCGTTGTCGTGTTCCTGCCGCAGATCCTGATCCTGTTCCTGTTCATCCTGACACTGGAGGAATCCGGCTACCTGCCGCGCGCCGCCTTCCTGCTCGACCGCCTGATGATGGGCGCCGGCTTGTCCGGCCGCTCCTTTATCCCGCTGCTCTCCAGTTTTGCCTGCGCGATTCCCGGCATCATGGCCACGCGCACCATCCAGGACCCGCGCGACCGCCTCGCGACCATTCTGGTGGCGCCGCTGATGACGTGCTCCGCGCGGCTGCCCGTGTACGCGCTGCTGATCGGCGCCTTCATCCCGGCGCGCACGGTGATGGGGATGTTCAACCTCCAGGGCCTGGTGCTGTTCGCCCTCTATGTGGCGGGCATCGTGAGCGCGCTGGTGGTGGCGTACGTGCTGAAGTATTTCCGCCGTGACCGCACCGACCACCCGCTGATGATGGAGCTGCCCTCGTACCGCATCCCCAATGTGCGCGACGTGGCGATCGGCCTGTGGGAGCGTGCCCGCATCTTCCTGTCCCGCGTGGGCAAGGTGATCCTGACGCTGACGGTGGTGCTGTGGTTCCTGGCCACGTTCCCGTCGCCGCCGGACGGCGCCACCGCCCCGGCCATCGACTTCAGCTTCGCCGGCATGATCGGCCGGGCGCTTGAGCATGTCTTTGCGCCGATCGGCTTCAACTGGCAGATCTGCATCGCGCTGGTGCCTGGCCTGGCGGCGCGCGAAGTCGCCGTAGGCGCGCTGGCCACCGTCTATGCGCTGTCCGGCAGCGAGGACGCCATGGCCAGCCAGCTGGTGCCGATGATCGCCGCGCAATGGTCGCTGGCCACCGCGCTGTCGCTGCTGGCCTGGTTCGTGTTCGCGCCGCAGTGCATCTCCACGATGGCGGTGATCCGGCGCGAGACCGGCTCCTGGAAGGTGATGGCTGCCTCGACGGCCTACCTGTTCGGGCTCGGCTACGTGGCGGCCTTTGCCACGTACCACATCACCCTGATGCTGAGCTGA
- a CDS encoding tripartite tricarboxylate transporter substrate binding protein, with protein sequence MTFLSVVRSLASISLLGATLFGLPAQASANIGGDFPQKPIRLVVTFPAGGGTDTLARVIGTEVGRSLGQPVVVDNRPGASGNIGAEYVAKSPSDGYTLLVVNSSFAINPGVFRNLQFDPGKDFSAVISVASVPSVIAVPVSSRIQTFNDLLAAGRSGKPPTYASCGNGTPQHLAGELLKISARIDLLHVPYKGCAPALADVLGGQADVSINTLSNTVPYLKANKLRALAVTSKGRSPLLPDVASVSELGVSGYDVDQWFGILAPAHTPPDIVHKLNAAIAKAVAKPEVKANLAQLGFATASSSPAEFQKLVNTDIERWKKLAAQIGLRVD encoded by the coding sequence ATGACATTCCTGTCCGTGGTACGCAGTCTCGCATCGATCTCCTTGCTGGGGGCCACCCTGTTCGGCCTGCCCGCGCAGGCGAGCGCCAATATCGGCGGCGACTTTCCACAAAAGCCGATCCGGCTGGTGGTGACGTTCCCGGCGGGAGGGGGCACCGACACGCTGGCGCGGGTGATCGGCACGGAGGTGGGCCGCAGCCTGGGCCAGCCGGTGGTGGTCGACAACCGGCCGGGCGCCAGCGGCAATATCGGCGCCGAGTACGTCGCCAAGAGCCCGTCGGACGGCTATACCTTGCTGGTGGTCAACAGCAGCTTTGCGATCAACCCCGGCGTTTTCCGCAACCTGCAGTTCGATCCGGGCAAGGACTTCAGCGCGGTGATCTCCGTGGCATCCGTGCCATCCGTCATCGCCGTACCCGTTTCTTCCAGGATCCAGACCTTCAATGACCTGCTCGCGGCCGGGCGCTCGGGCAAGCCGCCGACGTACGCCTCCTGCGGCAACGGCACGCCCCAGCACCTTGCCGGCGAACTACTCAAGATCTCGGCCAGGATCGACCTGCTGCACGTGCCCTACAAGGGTTGCGCTCCGGCGCTGGCTGACGTGCTGGGCGGCCAGGCCGACGTCAGCATCAACACGCTCAGCAACACGGTGCCTTACCTCAAGGCCAACAAGCTGCGCGCGCTGGCCGTCACCTCCAAAGGCCGGTCGCCGCTGCTGCCCGACGTGGCCTCGGTGAGCGAGCTTGGGGTCAGTGGCTATGACGTGGACCAGTGGTTTGGCATCCTGGCCCCGGCGCACACGCCGCCGGACATCGTGCACAAGCTCAACGCGGCCATCGCCAAGGCCGTCGCCAAGCCGGAGGTCAAGGCCAATCTCGCCCAACTGGGATTTGCAACCGCCAGCAGCAGCCCGGCGGAATTCCAGAAGTTGGTGAACACCGATATCGAGCGCTGGAAGAAGCTCGCCGCGCAGATCGGCCTGCGGGTCGACTAG
- a CDS encoding OmpW/AlkL family protein yields MKKHLYSRLCTTAIATLALLGAVAATPAAAADEAQGNWMVRLRSTYLDMAGKSDPIGGVGASDRITVNNKWIPELDVTYFFTPHIAAELVLTVPQKQNVYLDGNKIGSFTHLPPTLLVQYHFIPNGTFRPYIGAGLNFTRIWGADIANNSLSLDSWSVAPALQIGMDYKLTKNWFLNADVKKVWLSSDVKAAGVKVSNVSLDPWLFSMGVGYRF; encoded by the coding sequence ATGAAGAAGCACCTGTATTCCCGTCTGTGCACCACCGCCATCGCCACCCTTGCCTTGCTCGGCGCCGTTGCCGCAACGCCCGCTGCTGCTGCCGATGAAGCGCAGGGCAACTGGATGGTGCGCCTGCGCAGCACCTATCTCGACATGGCCGGCAAGTCCGACCCGATCGGCGGCGTTGGCGCCTCGGACCGCATCACGGTCAACAACAAGTGGATTCCGGAACTCGACGTCACCTACTTCTTCACGCCGCACATCGCCGCCGAGCTGGTGCTGACCGTGCCGCAGAAGCAGAACGTCTACCTCGATGGCAACAAGATCGGCTCCTTCACACATCTGCCGCCGACGCTGCTGGTGCAGTATCACTTCATTCCCAACGGCACGTTCCGCCCGTATATCGGCGCCGGCCTGAACTTCACGCGCATCTGGGGCGCCGACATTGCCAACAATTCGCTGTCGCTCGATAGCTGGAGCGTGGCGCCGGCCCTGCAGATCGGCATGGACTACAAGCTCACCAAGAACTGGTTCCTCAATGCCGACGTCAAGAAGGTGTGGCTGTCGAGCGATGTGAAGGCGGCCGGCGTGAAGGTCTCGAACGTGAGCCTGGATCCATGGCTGTTCAGCATGGGCGTGGGCTACCGCTTCTGA
- the leuA gene encoding 2-isopropylmalate synthase, which produces MLRNPATKYRPATAVDIADRTWPAKRITRAPVWMSTDLRDGNQALIEPMNPQRKLRFFEQLVKIGLKQIEVAFPSASQTDFDFVRMLIEEDRIPDDVTIVVLTQAREDLIRRTIESVRGAARAVVHLYNPIAPAFRRIVFGASREEVKEIALEGTRLIKALTDGMPETAWSYEYSPETFSMTELDFSLEVCDAVSAIWQPGPTRPLILNLPTTVECSTPNIFADQVEWMHRHLARRADIVLSVHPHNDRGTAVAAAELAVMAGADRVEGCLFGNGERTGNVDLVTLALNLYTQGVDPGLDFSDIDEVRQCVEDCNQLPVHPRHPYVGDLVFTAFSGSHQDAIRKGFAQHKADAIWEVPYLPIDPADLGRSYDAVIRVNSQSGKGGMAYLLEQVHGIYMPRRLQIEFSRAVQSMTDESGLEASADDLYGLFKREYLEHEAPLRYMGHQMVSGSDGQVEIEVALLRDGEALSARGRGNGPIDAFVSGLNGALDMPVRVMDYHEHALSCGANAAAACYVEVRVGDSATGFGAGIDASIVTASLKAVVSGVNRHLLAASPSQREDALVD; this is translated from the coding sequence ATGTTGCGCAACCCCGCCACCAAATACCGCCCTGCCACTGCCGTAGATATCGCCGACCGAACCTGGCCCGCCAAGCGCATCACGCGCGCGCCGGTCTGGATGAGCACGGATCTGCGCGATGGCAACCAGGCCCTGATCGAGCCGATGAACCCGCAGCGCAAGCTCCGCTTCTTCGAGCAACTGGTCAAGATCGGGCTGAAGCAGATCGAAGTGGCCTTCCCCTCGGCCTCGCAGACCGATTTCGATTTCGTGCGGATGCTGATCGAGGAAGACCGCATCCCGGACGACGTGACCATCGTGGTGCTGACGCAGGCGCGCGAGGACCTGATACGGCGCACCATCGAATCCGTGCGCGGCGCCGCGCGCGCCGTGGTGCACCTCTACAACCCGATCGCCCCCGCGTTTCGCCGCATCGTGTTTGGTGCGAGCCGCGAGGAGGTCAAGGAGATCGCGCTGGAGGGCACCCGCCTGATCAAGGCGCTGACCGACGGCATGCCCGAGACGGCATGGAGCTACGAATACTCCCCCGAGACCTTCAGCATGACCGAGCTGGATTTCTCGCTCGAGGTTTGCGATGCGGTATCCGCGATCTGGCAGCCCGGCCCCACGCGCCCGCTCATTCTCAACCTGCCGACCACGGTGGAATGCAGCACACCCAATATCTTCGCCGACCAGGTCGAATGGATGCACCGGCATCTTGCACGGCGCGCGGACATCGTACTGTCGGTGCACCCGCACAATGACCGTGGCACCGCGGTGGCAGCCGCCGAGCTTGCCGTGATGGCGGGCGCCGATCGCGTGGAAGGCTGCCTGTTTGGCAATGGCGAGCGCACCGGCAATGTCGACCTGGTGACGCTGGCGCTCAATCTCTACACGCAGGGCGTGGACCCCGGGCTCGATTTTTCCGACATCGATGAAGTGCGCCAGTGCGTGGAGGATTGCAACCAGCTCCCCGTGCATCCGCGCCACCCGTATGTGGGCGACCTCGTCTTCACGGCCTTCTCCGGCTCGCACCAGGATGCGATTCGCAAAGGCTTCGCGCAACACAAGGCGGACGCGATCTGGGAGGTGCCTTACCTGCCGATCGACCCGGCCGACCTTGGCCGCAGCTACGATGCGGTGATCCGCGTAAACAGCCAGTCCGGCAAGGGCGGCATGGCCTACCTGCTGGAGCAGGTGCACGGCATCTATATGCCGCGCCGCCTGCAGATCGAGTTCAGCCGCGCGGTGCAGTCGATGACCGACGAGAGCGGGCTCGAGGCCAGCGCCGATGACTTGTATGGCTTGTTCAAGCGCGAATACCTCGAACATGAGGCGCCGCTGCGCTATATGGGCCACCAGATGGTGTCCGGCAGCGACGGCCAGGTGGAGATCGAAGTGGCGTTGCTGCGCGATGGCGAAGCGCTCAGCGCGCGCGGCCGGGGCAACGGCCCGATCGATGCGTTCGTCAGCGGCCTCAACGGCGCGCTGGACATGCCGGTGCGCGTGATGGATTACCACGAGCACGCGCTGTCGTGCGGCGCCAATGCTGCCGCGGCCTGCTATGTGGAAGTGCGGGTAGGAGACTCCGCCACGGGCTTCGGCGCCGGCATCGACGCCAGTATCGTCACGGCATCGCTCAAGGCCGTGGTGTCGGGCGTGAACCGCCACCTGCTTGCAGCCAGCCCGTCGCAGCGCGAGGACGCCCTGGTCGATTGA
- a CDS encoding AMP nucleosidase: MFPMNASIFSSAHPADQLAEFSDADAALARIREIYDASVGAIRARFDAFAQGQPLPSAAHACYPYLGISVNLETMVTDSRPSWGTVAYPGVYGTTVTRPELLADYYRDQIERLIRYHRVPVVVGVSRRPIPLPFVIEASTTDISYTQARELEASFVLPELSRIDDAIANGTYEPVPGEAWPLSMFPGERVDLALQRLYHYTGTAPQHFQRFVLFTNYQRYVDEFIALGRSLMAAEDAQGADGYARFVEPGDVVQERGEAEPDDALRPRALPQMPAYHLVREDKLGVTLVNIGVGPSNAKTMTDHLAVLRPHCWLMVGHCGGLRRSQQLGDYVLAHAYVRDDHVLDHDLPPWVPVPPIAEIQVALQEAVVRVTGLSGNEMKTRMRTGTVVSTDDRNWELKSKALYARFNQSRAIAIDMESATVAANGFRLRVPYGTLLCVSDKPLHGELKLRGMANAFYRQRVSQHMSIGLEAIRILREGGAEQLHSRKLRSFDEPAFR, from the coding sequence ATGTTTCCCATGAATGCCTCGATCTTCTCTTCCGCCCATCCGGCCGATCAGCTGGCCGAGTTCTCCGACGCCGACGCGGCGCTGGCTCGCATCCGTGAAATCTACGATGCCTCGGTCGGCGCGATCCGCGCGCGCTTCGACGCCTTCGCCCAGGGCCAGCCGCTGCCGTCCGCGGCACATGCCTGCTATCCCTACCTGGGCATCTCGGTCAATCTCGAAACCATGGTCACCGACAGCCGGCCATCCTGGGGCACGGTTGCCTACCCCGGGGTCTACGGCACCACGGTCACCCGCCCCGAACTGCTGGCCGATTACTACCGCGACCAGATCGAGCGCCTGATACGCTACCACCGCGTGCCCGTGGTGGTCGGCGTCAGCCGCCGCCCGATCCCGTTGCCGTTCGTCATCGAAGCCTCCACCACGGACATCAGCTACACCCAGGCGCGCGAGCTCGAAGCCTCGTTCGTGCTGCCCGAGCTGAGCCGCATCGACGACGCCATCGCCAACGGCACCTATGAGCCGGTGCCCGGCGAAGCCTGGCCGCTCTCGATGTTTCCCGGCGAGCGCGTGGACCTGGCACTGCAGCGGCTCTATCACTACACCGGCACCGCGCCTCAGCATTTCCAGCGCTTTGTGCTGTTTACCAACTATCAGCGCTACGTCGACGAATTCATCGCGCTCGGCCGCTCGCTGATGGCCGCCGAAGACGCGCAAGGCGCGGATGGCTACGCGCGCTTCGTGGAACCCGGCGATGTGGTGCAAGAGCGCGGCGAGGCCGAGCCCGACGACGCCCTGCGCCCGCGCGCGCTGCCGCAGATGCCCGCCTATCACCTGGTGCGCGAGGACAAGCTTGGCGTCACGCTGGTCAATATCGGCGTGGGCCCGTCCAACGCCAAGACCATGACCGATCACCTGGCCGTGCTGCGTCCGCATTGCTGGCTGATGGTTGGCCACTGCGGCGGCCTGCGGCGCTCGCAACAACTCGGCGACTACGTCCTGGCGCACGCTTATGTACGCGACGACCACGTGCTCGATCACGACCTGCCGCCCTGGGTGCCGGTGCCGCCTATCGCCGAGATCCAGGTCGCGCTGCAAGAGGCCGTGGTGCGCGTGACGGGTTTGTCCGGCAACGAGATGAAGACCCGCATGCGCACCGGCACCGTTGTCTCCACCGACGACCGCAACTGGGAGCTCAAGTCCAAGGCGTTGTACGCCCGCTTCAACCAGTCTCGCGCGATTGCCATCGACATGGAAAGCGCCACTGTCGCGGCCAACGGCTTTCGCCTGCGGGTGCCGTATGGCACCTTGCTATGCGTGTCCGACAAGCCGCTGCATGGCGAACTCAAGCTGCGCGGCATGGCCAATGCGTTTTATCGGCAGCGGGTGAGCCAGCATATGTCGATCGGGCTGGAGGCGATTCGCATCTTGCGCGAGGGCGGTGCCGAGCAATTGCACTCGCGAAAGCTGCGCAGTTTTGACGAGCCGGCATTCCGGTAG
- a CDS encoding HD-GYP domain-containing protein, with amino-acid sequence MTTNPHAVITLASLTLAGCLRYPHASGHLVRTATIAACLADLMGLDAAHCERIRLVTPAHDVGKLAIPDAVLLKPGKLLPEERQVIERHAEIGANILAGSADALMRLASQVAHHHHERFDGTGYPCGLAGKEIPLAARIVAIADAFDAMTESRCYRPGMSDDDALSIVSAGSGTQFDPGVASVFLASIPQILRSRKSAQALLDAGSEMAVVARFYGLSRNALRQIPRQARA; translated from the coding sequence ATGACTACGAATCCCCATGCGGTTATCACGCTGGCCAGCCTGACGCTCGCTGGCTGCCTGCGTTATCCGCATGCATCTGGCCATCTCGTTCGCACCGCGACGATCGCCGCGTGCCTTGCCGATCTGATGGGGCTGGATGCGGCGCACTGCGAGCGCATACGGCTCGTCACGCCGGCGCATGACGTGGGCAAGCTCGCCATCCCCGATGCCGTATTGCTCAAGCCCGGCAAGCTGCTCCCCGAAGAGCGGCAGGTGATCGAGCGGCATGCGGAGATCGGCGCGAACATACTTGCGGGCAGTGCGGACGCGCTGATGCGTCTGGCATCGCAGGTCGCGCACCATCACCATGAGCGTTTCGACGGCACGGGCTATCCATGCGGCCTGGCCGGCAAGGAGATCCCGCTGGCCGCGCGGATCGTGGCGATCGCCGATGCGTTCGATGCCATGACGGAGTCGCGCTGCTATCGCCCCGGCATGAGCGACGACGATGCGCTGTCGATTGTCTCGGCAGGCTCCGGCACGCAGTTCGACCCGGGCGTGGCGAGCGTTTTCCTCGCCAGCATCCCGCAGATACTGCGCAGCCGGAAGTCAGCGCAAGCGTTGCTGGATGCTGGTTCGGAGATGGCCGTGGTCGCGCGCTTCTATGGCTTGAGTCGCAACGCATTGCGGCAGATCCCGCGCCAAGCCAGAGCCTGA
- a CDS encoding FeoA family protein yields the protein MRLSELPRRAAAVIVSIDDNSPNDPVARRLRELGFVPGEAVQVIALGPFGMDPLVAQVGFTRFALRRAEAARITVEALSATVSSITPAAQPDAPAAKRSAA from the coding sequence ATGCGGTTGTCTGAACTTCCGCGGCGCGCCGCCGCTGTCATCGTGTCGATCGATGACAACTCTCCTAACGATCCGGTAGCACGCCGCCTGCGCGAACTCGGCTTTGTGCCGGGCGAAGCCGTACAGGTCATCGCGCTGGGACCGTTCGGCATGGATCCCCTTGTCGCCCAGGTGGGCTTTACCCGGTTTGCCTTGCGCCGCGCCGAAGCGGCCCGCATCACCGTGGAAGCGCTAAGCGCCACCGTCTCCAGCATCACGCCGGCAGCGCAACCCGACGCGCCCGCCGCCAAACGCTCCGCTGCCTGA
- a CDS encoding DUF6587 family protein, protein MSLYHAVETLLVPLIVLACTISVLARYAPRTRERIKAGLAARLGGTDATGWRRRAAAWLAPQAAAGCASGCDSGGCNTCGSSTAGSAQPAPVTQASEQVIRFVAKR, encoded by the coding sequence ATGAGCCTCTACCACGCCGTTGAAACCCTGCTGGTGCCGCTGATCGTGCTGGCCTGCACGATCTCCGTGCTGGCCCGCTATGCGCCGCGCACCCGCGAACGGATCAAGGCCGGGCTGGCTGCGCGCCTGGGTGGCACCGATGCCACCGGATGGCGCCGGCGCGCGGCAGCCTGGCTGGCACCACAGGCCGCGGCCGGCTGCGCGAGCGGCTGCGACAGCGGCGGGTGCAATACCTGCGGCTCCAGCACCGCTGGCAGCGCGCAGCCAGCGCCGGTCACGCAGGCCAGCGAGCAAGTCATCCGCTTCGTGGCCAAGCGCTGA
- the phnN gene encoding phosphonate metabolism protein/1,5-bisphosphokinase (PRPP-forming) PhnN produces the protein MQAAGTLFLVVGPSGAGKDSLMDGARAALLADPRYVFARRVITRPTGSPGEDHEGVTQVEFSAREAANAFLITWAAHGLRYGLPASLLDELERGRHVIANGSRGIVAALAGQLRNFVVIHVTAPLQVLAQRIAARGRESGDAVLRRLERMPDPIPAGVASVCVSNDAAMDVGIARFLEALRTAPAPLKARRMPIATGDAHIAYVSPAFSAGQTRMAVRSGTVEIPAALHVVESPALLQDEEIGLSDALFDRLGAAPGSTVRLRRIPGPVSRDVLRKKLRGDALSEAEYEAVLRDAVEGRYTEIELTAFLVAASQHLTDAEVVSVARARTRFAPRIGWDEPIVVDKHSMGGVPGSRITLIVVPIVAAFGLAMPKTSSRAITSAAGTAEAMETVARVDLDIDDVRRCVEQARACIAWNGRLNHSAIDDVMNAITRPLGLDTNRWSVASILSKKYTAGSTHVIVDLPFGPQAKLKSQAEAQALGVLFEAVGAGLGMQVRAFATHGSKPIGRGVGPALEVRDVLQVLNGSPDAPADLREKALFFAGQILAFDPAVGSPAEGRRMAGELLACGAASAAFDRIVAAQGARAAPDAPGQHVHTVPASTAGVVADINGFAIAGIARGAGAPRRPGAGVDLLCTVGDRLVAGQPLFRIHAQTASDLEAGVRAHASAELAGPPIRILAD, from the coding sequence ATGCAGGCTGCCGGCACCCTCTTCCTCGTGGTTGGCCCCAGCGGCGCGGGCAAGGACTCGCTGATGGACGGTGCCAGGGCGGCGCTGCTGGCCGATCCGCGCTATGTATTTGCCAGGCGCGTCATCACCCGGCCAACGGGTTCGCCGGGCGAGGACCACGAGGGCGTGACGCAGGTCGAATTCTCGGCCCGCGAGGCGGCCAACGCCTTCCTGATCACGTGGGCAGCGCATGGCTTGCGCTATGGGCTGCCGGCCAGCTTGCTGGATGAACTGGAGCGCGGCCGGCACGTCATCGCCAACGGCTCGCGCGGCATCGTTGCCGCGCTGGCTGGCCAGCTGCGCAACTTCGTCGTCATCCATGTCACGGCGCCGCTGCAGGTGCTGGCGCAGCGCATTGCCGCGCGCGGACGCGAATCCGGCGACGCGGTGCTGCGCAGGCTGGAGCGCATGCCCGATCCGATTCCCGCAGGCGTGGCGAGCGTCTGCGTATCGAACGACGCGGCCATGGATGTGGGCATCGCACGCTTCCTGGAAGCGCTGCGCACGGCGCCGGCGCCGCTCAAGGCCAGACGCATGCCGATCGCCACCGGCGACGCGCACATTGCTTATGTGTCGCCCGCCTTTTCCGCTGGCCAGACCCGCATGGCCGTGCGCTCGGGAACGGTCGAGATCCCCGCTGCCTTGCATGTGGTCGAGAGCCCGGCCTTGCTGCAGGACGAAGAAATCGGCCTGTCCGATGCCCTCTTCGATCGCCTGGGCGCTGCGCCCGGCAGTACGGTGCGCCTGCGCCGGATTCCCGGCCCCGTCAGCCGCGATGTGCTGCGCAAGAAGCTGCGCGGCGATGCCTTGAGCGAGGCCGAATACGAAGCCGTGTTGCGCGATGCGGTGGAGGGCCGTTATACGGAGATCGAGCTGACCGCGTTCCTGGTGGCTGCCTCGCAGCACCTCACCGATGCGGAAGTGGTCAGCGTCGCGCGTGCCCGCACGCGCTTTGCCCCCAGGATCGGCTGGGACGAACCCATCGTGGTGGACAAGCACTCCATGGGCGGCGTGCCGGGCAGCCGCATCACGCTGATCGTGGTGCCGATCGTCGCGGCGTTCGGGCTGGCGATGCCCAAGACCTCGTCGCGCGCGATCACTTCCGCGGCCGGCACCGCCGAGGCCATGGAGACGGTGGCGCGGGTGGACCTGGACATCGACGACGTGCGCCGCTGCGTGGAGCAAGCGCGGGCCTGCATTGCCTGGAACGGCCGCCTTAATCACTCGGCTATCGACGATGTGATGAATGCCATCACGCGCCCGCTCGGCCTGGACACCAACCGGTGGTCGGTGGCATCCATCCTCTCCAAGAAATACACCGCAGGTTCGACCCACGTGATCGTCGACCTGCCCTTCGGCCCGCAGGCGAAGCTCAAGTCGCAAGCCGAAGCCCAAGCCCTGGGCGTCTTGTTCGAAGCGGTGGGCGCGGGGCTGGGCATGCAGGTGCGCGCGTTCGCGACGCACGGCAGCAAACCCATCGGGCGCGGCGTGGGCCCGGCACTGGAAGTGCGGGATGTGCTGCAGGTACTCAACGGCAGCCCCGACGCACCCGCGGACCTGCGCGAGAAGGCCCTGTTCTTTGCCGGACAGATTCTTGCGTTCGACCCGGCCGTGGGATCTCCCGCCGAGGGACGGCGGATGGCGGGCGAATTGCTTGCCTGCGGAGCCGCAAGCGCCGCATTCGACCGGATCGTGGCTGCGCAGGGCGCAAGGGCGGCACCGGATGCACCTGGCCAGCACGTCCACACCGTACCGGCCAGCACGGCGGGCGTCGTCGCGGACATCAACGGATTTGCCATCGCTGGCATTGCGCGCGGCGCCGGTGCGCCACGCCGGCCTGGCGCCGGCGTGGACCTGCTGTGCACGGTGGGCGACCGGCTCGTTGCGGGGCAACCGCTGTTCAGGATCCACGCCCAGACCGCCAGCGATCTGGAGGCGGGCGTACGGGCCCACGCTTCGGCGGAGCTTGCCGGGCCGCCGATTCGTATCCTGGCGGACTAG